GTAAATATTAGGCAAACATTATTCTAGTACCCGACGAACAATTTTCGAAGACGTGGTGAACACTTTTCCAATCTGCGATTAACATCTTTTCCTAATACccgacaattttttttcaaatacgccgtgatatttttcaaatacatcatGACCATTTTTCAAATAAGCGATGTACATTTTTTTTTACTacgtgatgaacatttttcaagacTGCAACTACAACTTCTTCTAAGTGGGCATATTTCGCAAATAAAAAAAACTTCTTCCAGATACTCCGCTGGCAAGAGATGCCGGCACCGGCATTGCCTGGCAGCCGCGCACAGACACAGATCGAGCAGGCCGTGCGTCGCAAGCTCCTCTCCTAGGACAAGCCGGCACCGGAAAAGAAGCGAAGATCTCAAGAGCGTGATGCGCCCAGGCGCGTGACGCTCGTTCGGTAGCTCACACAAAACCTGCAGCTGCTCGAACGGCTGCTCCACCGCTCGCTCCGTGCACGGTGCGTCATCGCCTTCTACGTTCTACTAGCTCTAGGTGAGCCATGCAAAGCTCGCCGCCCCTCCTTCTCCTCAAACTCCGTATAAATACCACAGCGCGTCGTCGTGCACTGcaacagccagccagcacaagctcaACGAGCCACGCTAGCGTTTGAGAGAACAAAAACAGTCCACCGACGTACGATGGCGCCGAGCACCTTCCCGCGCGCGCTCCTGGCCGTGTCCCTCGTTCTCCTGGTGGTCGGCGGcctcgggccggcggcggaggcacAGCCGCCGGGGAGGTGCGTGCCGCAGCTGAACCGGCTGCTGGCGTGCCGCGCGTACCTGGTGCCCGGCGCGGCCGACCCCAGCGCCGACTGCTGCAGCGCGCTGAGCTCCATCTCGCGCGACTGCGCGTGCAGCACCATGGGCATCATCAACAGCCTCCCCTCCCGCTGCAACATCGGACAAGTCAACTGCTGTAAGCCAACACAACCCTCCATGCATCATTCCTTCTTCAAAATAAAATAACTACCACTGCTTTGTTTATGCGTCCAAAGTTTTCTAAGCTTGATTCTGTCTCCTTTTTCCTTGTGCATGAACGGCAGCGGCTTGAGGCGGAACGAAGAAACGATGCGAGTCACAGAGTGACTAATAATGAAGGTGGTCATTTCTGCCGTTGTTGCGGCATGTCTGCCTCTTCGCCGCCGTCTTAGTTTTCGTTTG
The sequence above is drawn from the Triticum aestivum cultivar Chinese Spring chromosome 7A, IWGSC CS RefSeq v2.1, whole genome shotgun sequence genome and encodes:
- the LOC123152351 gene encoding non-specific lipid-transfer protein C4; this encodes MAPSTFPRALLAVSLVLLVVGGLGPAAEAQPPGRCVPQLNRLLACRAYLVPGAADPSADCCSALSSISRDCACSTMGIINSLPSRCNIGQVNCSA